The Miscanthus floridulus cultivar M001 unplaced genomic scaffold, ASM1932011v1 os_2659_1_2, whole genome shotgun sequence genome window below encodes:
- the LOC136535306 gene encoding inositol-tetrakisphosphate 1-kinase 2-like isoform X1 yields MRLHAEVRDDMEESEEWAVMSSAALSPIIGAAAPAPRLVVGYALTKKKVKSFLQPKLLLLARKNGISFVSIDESLPLSEQGPFDVILHKITRKEWQQVLEFPSQCYHFPLHCLLSFFHFLKDYHEEHPEVTVLDPPNAIKHLNNRQSMLEEVADLNLSNFYGEVCTPRQLVVSEDPSSIPTAVAMAGLTLPLVAKPLVVDGTSKGHELYLAYDVASLSMLDPPLVLQEFINHGGILFKVYIIGETIQVVRRFSLPDVNTYDLLNNVGVYRLPRVSCAAASADDADLDPLIAELPPRPLLEKLGRELRGRLGLRLFNIDMIRELGTKDRYYIIDINYFPGAWLFCYLVIHTLGLSSSFLFSLSMQNLLGQTLVPAKCEEYPSYKSLAF; encoded by the exons ATGCGTCTGCATGCTGAGGTGCGGGATGATATGGAGGAGAGCGAGGAGTGGGCTGTGATGTCTTCGGCGGCGTTGTCGCCAATCATCGGCGCCGCGGCGCCGGCTCCCCGGCTAGTGGTGGGCTACGCCCTCACGAAGAAGAAGGTGAAGAGCTTCCTCCAGCCCAAGCTGCTCCTGCTGGCGAG gaagaatggaatcagTTTTGTATCTATTGATGAGTCTCTTCCCCTCTCAGAACAAGGCCCTTTTGATGTTATTTTACACAAG ATTACTAGGAAGGAGTGGCAGCAGGTTCTGGAG TTTCCAAGTCAATGTTACCACTTTCCATTGCATTGCTTGCTTAGTTTCTTCCATTTTCTGAAGGACTATCATGAAGAACATCCAGAAGTTACTGTCCTTGACCCCCCAAATGCTATCAAGCATCTGAACAATCGACAATCAATGCTTGAAGAAGTAGCTGATTTGAACCTGTCCAATTTCTATG gtgaagtttgTACCCCACGCCAACTGGTCGTTTCGGAGGACCCATCCTCTATACCAACTGCTGTAGCTATGGCTGGACTGACATTGCCCTTGG TTGCCAAGCCATTGGTTGTTGATGGAACATCTAAAGGTCACGAACTGTATCTTGCATATGATGTGGCATCCTTGTCAATGCTTGATCCGCCTCTCGTTCTACAGGAATTCATAAACCATG GCGGGATCCTCTTTAAGGTGTATATCATTGGTGAAACAATACAGGTTGTCCGCAGGTTCTCTCTTCCTGATGTTAACACATATGACTTACTAAACAACGTTGGCGTCTATCGATTGCCAAGAGTTTCATGTGCTGCAGCTAGTGCGGATGATGCAGATCTTGACCCTCTTATTGCAG AGCTTCCTCCAAGGCCACTTCTAGAGAAACTGGGCAGGGAGCTTCGTGGCCGGCTG GGTTTGAGATTGTTCAATATAGATATGATTAGAGAACTTGGAACCAAAGATCGGTACTACATAATTGATATCAACTACTTCCCAGGTGCGTGGTTATTTTGTTATCTTGTCATTCATACCTTGGGTTTGTCCTCTTCGTTTCTGTTCTCTTTGTCCATGCAGAACTTGTTGGGCCAAACTTTGGTCCCAGCCAAGTGTGAGGAGTATCCTAGCTACAAATCTCTGGCCTTCTAG
- the LOC136535306 gene encoding inositol-tetrakisphosphate 1-kinase 2-like isoform X2, with amino-acid sequence MRLHAEVRDDMEESEEWAVMSSAALSPIIGAAAPAPRLVVGYALTKKKVKSFLQPKLLLLARKNGISFVSIDESLPLSEQGPFDVILHKITRKEWQQVLEFPSQCYHFPLHCLLSFFHFLKDYHEEHPEVTVLDPPNAIKHLNNRQSMLEEVADLNLSNFYGEVCTPRQLVVSEDPSSIPTAVAMAGLTLPLVAKPLVVDGTSKGHELYLAYDVASLSMLDPPLVLQEFINHGGILFKVYIIGETIQVVRRFSLPDVNTYDLLNNVGVYRLPRVSCAAASADDADLDPLIAELPPRPLLEKLGRELRGRLGLRLFNIDMIRELGTKDRYYIIDINYFPGYGKMPGYERMFTDFLLSLAQSKYKSYASPVPTNVHLLET; translated from the exons ATGCGTCTGCATGCTGAGGTGCGGGATGATATGGAGGAGAGCGAGGAGTGGGCTGTGATGTCTTCGGCGGCGTTGTCGCCAATCATCGGCGCCGCGGCGCCGGCTCCCCGGCTAGTGGTGGGCTACGCCCTCACGAAGAAGAAGGTGAAGAGCTTCCTCCAGCCCAAGCTGCTCCTGCTGGCGAG gaagaatggaatcagTTTTGTATCTATTGATGAGTCTCTTCCCCTCTCAGAACAAGGCCCTTTTGATGTTATTTTACACAAG ATTACTAGGAAGGAGTGGCAGCAGGTTCTGGAG TTTCCAAGTCAATGTTACCACTTTCCATTGCATTGCTTGCTTAGTTTCTTCCATTTTCTGAAGGACTATCATGAAGAACATCCAGAAGTTACTGTCCTTGACCCCCCAAATGCTATCAAGCATCTGAACAATCGACAATCAATGCTTGAAGAAGTAGCTGATTTGAACCTGTCCAATTTCTATG gtgaagtttgTACCCCACGCCAACTGGTCGTTTCGGAGGACCCATCCTCTATACCAACTGCTGTAGCTATGGCTGGACTGACATTGCCCTTGG TTGCCAAGCCATTGGTTGTTGATGGAACATCTAAAGGTCACGAACTGTATCTTGCATATGATGTGGCATCCTTGTCAATGCTTGATCCGCCTCTCGTTCTACAGGAATTCATAAACCATG GCGGGATCCTCTTTAAGGTGTATATCATTGGTGAAACAATACAGGTTGTCCGCAGGTTCTCTCTTCCTGATGTTAACACATATGACTTACTAAACAACGTTGGCGTCTATCGATTGCCAAGAGTTTCATGTGCTGCAGCTAGTGCGGATGATGCAGATCTTGACCCTCTTATTGCAG AGCTTCCTCCAAGGCCACTTCTAGAGAAACTGGGCAGGGAGCTTCGTGGCCGGCTG GGTTTGAGATTGTTCAATATAGATATGATTAGAGAACTTGGAACCAAAGATCGGTACTACATAATTGATATCAACTACTTCCCAG GTTACGGTAAAATGCCAGGATATGAGCGCATGTTCACAGACTTCTTACTAAGTCTTGCACAAAGCAAGTACAAAAG CTATGCTTCCCCAGTCCCCACCAATGTACATTTGCTGGAGACATAA
- the LOC136535306 gene encoding inositol-tetrakisphosphate 1-kinase 2-like isoform X3, whose protein sequence is MRLHAEVRDDMEESEEWAVMSSAALSPIIGAAAPAPRLVVGYALTKKKVKSFLQPKLLLLARKNGISFVSIDESLPLSEQGPFDVILHKITRKEWQQVLEDYHEEHPEVTVLDPPNAIKHLNNRQSMLEEVADLNLSNFYGEVCTPRQLVVSEDPSSIPTAVAMAGLTLPLVAKPLVVDGTSKGHELYLAYDVASLSMLDPPLVLQEFINHGGILFKVYIIGETIQVVRRFSLPDVNTYDLLNNVGVYRLPRVSCAAASADDADLDPLIAELPPRPLLEKLGRELRGRLGLRLFNIDMIRELGTKDRYYIIDINYFPGAWLFCYLVIHTLGLSSSFLFSLSMQNLLGQTLVPAKCEEYPSYKSLAF, encoded by the exons ATGCGTCTGCATGCTGAGGTGCGGGATGATATGGAGGAGAGCGAGGAGTGGGCTGTGATGTCTTCGGCGGCGTTGTCGCCAATCATCGGCGCCGCGGCGCCGGCTCCCCGGCTAGTGGTGGGCTACGCCCTCACGAAGAAGAAGGTGAAGAGCTTCCTCCAGCCCAAGCTGCTCCTGCTGGCGAG gaagaatggaatcagTTTTGTATCTATTGATGAGTCTCTTCCCCTCTCAGAACAAGGCCCTTTTGATGTTATTTTACACAAG ATTACTAGGAAGGAGTGGCAGCAGGTTCTGGAG GACTATCATGAAGAACATCCAGAAGTTACTGTCCTTGACCCCCCAAATGCTATCAAGCATCTGAACAATCGACAATCAATGCTTGAAGAAGTAGCTGATTTGAACCTGTCCAATTTCTATG gtgaagtttgTACCCCACGCCAACTGGTCGTTTCGGAGGACCCATCCTCTATACCAACTGCTGTAGCTATGGCTGGACTGACATTGCCCTTGG TTGCCAAGCCATTGGTTGTTGATGGAACATCTAAAGGTCACGAACTGTATCTTGCATATGATGTGGCATCCTTGTCAATGCTTGATCCGCCTCTCGTTCTACAGGAATTCATAAACCATG GCGGGATCCTCTTTAAGGTGTATATCATTGGTGAAACAATACAGGTTGTCCGCAGGTTCTCTCTTCCTGATGTTAACACATATGACTTACTAAACAACGTTGGCGTCTATCGATTGCCAAGAGTTTCATGTGCTGCAGCTAGTGCGGATGATGCAGATCTTGACCCTCTTATTGCAG AGCTTCCTCCAAGGCCACTTCTAGAGAAACTGGGCAGGGAGCTTCGTGGCCGGCTG GGTTTGAGATTGTTCAATATAGATATGATTAGAGAACTTGGAACCAAAGATCGGTACTACATAATTGATATCAACTACTTCCCAGGTGCGTGGTTATTTTGTTATCTTGTCATTCATACCTTGGGTTTGTCCTCTTCGTTTCTGTTCTCTTTGTCCATGCAGAACTTGTTGGGCCAAACTTTGGTCCCAGCCAAGTGTGAGGAGTATCCTAGCTACAAATCTCTGGCCTTCTAG
- the LOC136535306 gene encoding inositol-tetrakisphosphate 1-kinase 2-like isoform X6: protein MRLHAEVRDDMEESEEWAVMSSAALSPIIGAAAPAPRLVVGYALTKKKVKSFLQPKLLLLARKNGISFVSIDESLPLSEQGPFDVILHKITRKEWQQVLEDYHEEHPEVTVLDPPNAIKHLNNRQSMLEEVADLNLSNFYVAKPLVVDGTSKGHELYLAYDVASLSMLDPPLVLQEFINHGGILFKVYIIGETIQVVRRFSLPDVNTYDLLNNVGVYRLPRVSCAAASADDADLDPLIAELPPRPLLEKLGRELRGRLGLRLFNIDMIRELGTKDRYYIIDINYFPGAWLFCYLVIHTLGLSSSFLFSLSMQNLLGQTLVPAKCEEYPSYKSLAF, encoded by the exons ATGCGTCTGCATGCTGAGGTGCGGGATGATATGGAGGAGAGCGAGGAGTGGGCTGTGATGTCTTCGGCGGCGTTGTCGCCAATCATCGGCGCCGCGGCGCCGGCTCCCCGGCTAGTGGTGGGCTACGCCCTCACGAAGAAGAAGGTGAAGAGCTTCCTCCAGCCCAAGCTGCTCCTGCTGGCGAG gaagaatggaatcagTTTTGTATCTATTGATGAGTCTCTTCCCCTCTCAGAACAAGGCCCTTTTGATGTTATTTTACACAAG ATTACTAGGAAGGAGTGGCAGCAGGTTCTGGAG GACTATCATGAAGAACATCCAGAAGTTACTGTCCTTGACCCCCCAAATGCTATCAAGCATCTGAACAATCGACAATCAATGCTTGAAGAAGTAGCTGATTTGAACCTGTCCAATTTCTATG TTGCCAAGCCATTGGTTGTTGATGGAACATCTAAAGGTCACGAACTGTATCTTGCATATGATGTGGCATCCTTGTCAATGCTTGATCCGCCTCTCGTTCTACAGGAATTCATAAACCATG GCGGGATCCTCTTTAAGGTGTATATCATTGGTGAAACAATACAGGTTGTCCGCAGGTTCTCTCTTCCTGATGTTAACACATATGACTTACTAAACAACGTTGGCGTCTATCGATTGCCAAGAGTTTCATGTGCTGCAGCTAGTGCGGATGATGCAGATCTTGACCCTCTTATTGCAG AGCTTCCTCCAAGGCCACTTCTAGAGAAACTGGGCAGGGAGCTTCGTGGCCGGCTG GGTTTGAGATTGTTCAATATAGATATGATTAGAGAACTTGGAACCAAAGATCGGTACTACATAATTGATATCAACTACTTCCCAGGTGCGTGGTTATTTTGTTATCTTGTCATTCATACCTTGGGTTTGTCCTCTTCGTTTCTGTTCTCTTTGTCCATGCAGAACTTGTTGGGCCAAACTTTGGTCCCAGCCAAGTGTGAGGAGTATCCTAGCTACAAATCTCTGGCCTTCTAG
- the LOC136535306 gene encoding inositol-tetrakisphosphate 1-kinase 2-like isoform X4: MRLHAEVRDDMEESEEWAVMSSAALSPIIGAAAPAPRLVVGYALTKKKVKSFLQPKLLLLARKNGISFVSIDESLPLSEQGPFDVILHKITRKEWQQVLEDYHEEHPEVTVLDPPNAIKHLNNRQSMLEEVADLNLSNFYGEVCTPRQLVVSEDPSSIPTAVAMAGLTLPLVAKPLVVDGTSKGHELYLAYDVASLSMLDPPLVLQEFINHGGILFKVYIIGETIQVVRRFSLPDVNTYDLLNNVGVYRLPRVSCAAASADDADLDPLIAELPPRPLLEKLGRELRGRLGLRLFNIDMIRELGTKDRYYIIDINYFPGYGKMPGYERMFTDFLLSLAQSKYKSYASPVPTNVHLLET, from the exons ATGCGTCTGCATGCTGAGGTGCGGGATGATATGGAGGAGAGCGAGGAGTGGGCTGTGATGTCTTCGGCGGCGTTGTCGCCAATCATCGGCGCCGCGGCGCCGGCTCCCCGGCTAGTGGTGGGCTACGCCCTCACGAAGAAGAAGGTGAAGAGCTTCCTCCAGCCCAAGCTGCTCCTGCTGGCGAG gaagaatggaatcagTTTTGTATCTATTGATGAGTCTCTTCCCCTCTCAGAACAAGGCCCTTTTGATGTTATTTTACACAAG ATTACTAGGAAGGAGTGGCAGCAGGTTCTGGAG GACTATCATGAAGAACATCCAGAAGTTACTGTCCTTGACCCCCCAAATGCTATCAAGCATCTGAACAATCGACAATCAATGCTTGAAGAAGTAGCTGATTTGAACCTGTCCAATTTCTATG gtgaagtttgTACCCCACGCCAACTGGTCGTTTCGGAGGACCCATCCTCTATACCAACTGCTGTAGCTATGGCTGGACTGACATTGCCCTTGG TTGCCAAGCCATTGGTTGTTGATGGAACATCTAAAGGTCACGAACTGTATCTTGCATATGATGTGGCATCCTTGTCAATGCTTGATCCGCCTCTCGTTCTACAGGAATTCATAAACCATG GCGGGATCCTCTTTAAGGTGTATATCATTGGTGAAACAATACAGGTTGTCCGCAGGTTCTCTCTTCCTGATGTTAACACATATGACTTACTAAACAACGTTGGCGTCTATCGATTGCCAAGAGTTTCATGTGCTGCAGCTAGTGCGGATGATGCAGATCTTGACCCTCTTATTGCAG AGCTTCCTCCAAGGCCACTTCTAGAGAAACTGGGCAGGGAGCTTCGTGGCCGGCTG GGTTTGAGATTGTTCAATATAGATATGATTAGAGAACTTGGAACCAAAGATCGGTACTACATAATTGATATCAACTACTTCCCAG GTTACGGTAAAATGCCAGGATATGAGCGCATGTTCACAGACTTCTTACTAAGTCTTGCACAAAGCAAGTACAAAAG CTATGCTTCCCCAGTCCCCACCAATGTACATTTGCTGGAGACATAA
- the LOC136535306 gene encoding inositol-tetrakisphosphate 1-kinase 2-like isoform X5 — MRLHAEVRDDMEESEEWAVMSSAALSPIIGAAAPAPRLVVGYALTKKKVKSFLQPKLLLLARKNGISFVSIDESLPLSEQGPFDVILHKITRKEWQQVLEFPSQCYHFPLHCLLSFFHFLKDYHEEHPEVTVLDPPNAIKHLNNRQSMLEEVADLNLSNFYVAKPLVVDGTSKGHELYLAYDVASLSMLDPPLVLQEFINHGGILFKVYIIGETIQVVRRFSLPDVNTYDLLNNVGVYRLPRVSCAAASADDADLDPLIAELPPRPLLEKLGRELRGRLGLRLFNIDMIRELGTKDRYYIIDINYFPGAWLFCYLVIHTLGLSSSFLFSLSMQNLLGQTLVPAKCEEYPSYKSLAF; from the exons ATGCGTCTGCATGCTGAGGTGCGGGATGATATGGAGGAGAGCGAGGAGTGGGCTGTGATGTCTTCGGCGGCGTTGTCGCCAATCATCGGCGCCGCGGCGCCGGCTCCCCGGCTAGTGGTGGGCTACGCCCTCACGAAGAAGAAGGTGAAGAGCTTCCTCCAGCCCAAGCTGCTCCTGCTGGCGAG gaagaatggaatcagTTTTGTATCTATTGATGAGTCTCTTCCCCTCTCAGAACAAGGCCCTTTTGATGTTATTTTACACAAG ATTACTAGGAAGGAGTGGCAGCAGGTTCTGGAG TTTCCAAGTCAATGTTACCACTTTCCATTGCATTGCTTGCTTAGTTTCTTCCATTTTCTGAAGGACTATCATGAAGAACATCCAGAAGTTACTGTCCTTGACCCCCCAAATGCTATCAAGCATCTGAACAATCGACAATCAATGCTTGAAGAAGTAGCTGATTTGAACCTGTCCAATTTCTATG TTGCCAAGCCATTGGTTGTTGATGGAACATCTAAAGGTCACGAACTGTATCTTGCATATGATGTGGCATCCTTGTCAATGCTTGATCCGCCTCTCGTTCTACAGGAATTCATAAACCATG GCGGGATCCTCTTTAAGGTGTATATCATTGGTGAAACAATACAGGTTGTCCGCAGGTTCTCTCTTCCTGATGTTAACACATATGACTTACTAAACAACGTTGGCGTCTATCGATTGCCAAGAGTTTCATGTGCTGCAGCTAGTGCGGATGATGCAGATCTTGACCCTCTTATTGCAG AGCTTCCTCCAAGGCCACTTCTAGAGAAACTGGGCAGGGAGCTTCGTGGCCGGCTG GGTTTGAGATTGTTCAATATAGATATGATTAGAGAACTTGGAACCAAAGATCGGTACTACATAATTGATATCAACTACTTCCCAGGTGCGTGGTTATTTTGTTATCTTGTCATTCATACCTTGGGTTTGTCCTCTTCGTTTCTGTTCTCTTTGTCCATGCAGAACTTGTTGGGCCAAACTTTGGTCCCAGCCAAGTGTGAGGAGTATCCTAGCTACAAATCTCTGGCCTTCTAG